The window TCGGAGAAGATCGACCCGGTCCTTCTGCGCCGGAAGGTCGGAATGGTCTTCCAGCAGCCGAACCCCTTCCCCCGGATGACCGCGTTCGAAAACGTGGCCGTTGGGCTGAAATTCAACGGGAAGAAGCGGTCCCGCGCCGAAATGGCGGAGGTGGTGGAGAAATCGCTGCGGATGGCGGCGCTCTGGGACGAACTGAAGGACCACCTGGACCGGCAGGGGGCAAGCCTCTCCGGGGGGCAGCAGCAGCGCCTATGCATTGCGCGGGCCCTGGCCGTGGAGCCGGAGGTCCTGCTGATGGACGAACCCTGCTCGGCGCTGGACCCGGTATCCACAGCGAAGATCGAAGAGCTTATCGAGGACTTGAGCGACAAGTACACGATCGTGGTCGTCACGCACAACATGCAACAGGCGGCGAGGATTTCCGACTTCGTCGCCTTTTTCCTGCTGGGAGACCTGATCGAGATGGACAAGGCGGCAAAGATCTTCACGAACCCGGCCGACAAGCGGACGGAGGAATACATCACCGGCAGGTTCGGATAATTCGGATAATATGGTAGACGGGGAGCGGACATGAAAAAGCATTACAGGGAAGAGCTGGGAATCCTGCGGGAAACGGTTCTCCGGATGGGGGGGCTGGTCGAGCAGATGACCCACCGGGCCATCCAGGCGCTGGTGGAGCGGAAAGCCGAAATGTTCGCCGAGGTCAGGGTGATGGAGACCCAGGTAAACCAGCTCCATATCGACGTCGACGAGATATGCCTGGAGATGATCGCGCTGCGGCAGCCCACCGCCGCGGACTTAAGGTTCATCACCGCCGCCATGAAGATCAACACGGACATGGAGCGGATCGGCGACCAGGCGATCAACATCACCGAGCAGGCGGAGTTTCTCCTCACCGTACCGCCCGTCAAGCCGCTGATCGACATTCCGCGAATGGCGGAGATCGCCAAGGAAATGCTGCGGGACGCGCTCGACGCCTTCGTAAACGGGAACGACGAACTGGCTTACGCCACCATACGGAAGGACGACCTGGTCGACCAGTTGAAGGACCAGGTATTCAGGGAGTTGTTGACCTACATGATGGCCGATCCGGGCACAATCTCGCGGGCGTTGAACCTCATCCTGGTTTCCCGGCATGTCGAGCGCATCGCCGACCACGCGACCAACATCTGCGAAGACGTGATCTTCATGGTCAAGGGAAAAGACATCCGCCACCAGGGGCCGCTGGCCTGACGGCAGCCCCCGTACCGCGCCGCGGGCCTACATTATCCGGCGTATCGTTTGCTGCGACGCATCGTTCCGCTTCTCGCGAACGTCGACGATGTCGCCCGCGACCAGTTCCAGAGCGTCACGCATCCCGCGCGCGTCCAGCCGCCAGCAGTTGACGTAGAAGCCGTACAGCAGCCTTCCCACGTTCTCGGCGCTTCCGAATACGACGTTTCGGGTCTTTTCGCCCTCCTTGGTAAGAAGGACGAAGTTTTCCACCAACGCGGGAGGGCCTCCGTCCACCGCTATCGAATAGGTTTTCCGATCATCCGAAACCAGGATCTCGATTTTCATATCCAACCTCCTGTCGGTAAGATGTGGCTCGGCGCAAAAAAATTCATCCCGTTGGAGGATTTTCCATGCGCTACCTGATACTCGGAAGCGGTCCGGCCGGGATCGCCGCCGCCAGGGCGGCCCGGAACATGGATCCGGATGCGGAAATAGTCATCGCCACGGAAGAACTCTCCTACCCCTACATAAGGCCTCAGATTCCGGATGTCGTTTCCGGAGAGCGGGAGCCCGACTCCATCGCCGACCCCCAGGGCGCTGCGCTCGCCGCGGAAAGGATCGCGGTCCGGCAAGGAAAGCGTGCGCGGCGGGTGGACGCCGCCAGGAACCGGGTGGCCTTCTCCGACGGCACTGAGGAAACGTACAATTTCCTCCTCGTCGCCACCGGCGGGAAGCCCATCGTCCCCCTTTCGCTGATGGGAAACCCGGGGTCGTATTTCCTGCTGAACACCCTGGCGGATGCGATACGAGTCAGAACCCGCGCGATGCGCTCGGAAGCGTCCGTTGTCTACGGTCCGGGCTACCTCGGAATCGAGGCATCGCGTGTCCTTCGG is drawn from Deltaproteobacteria bacterium and contains these coding sequences:
- the pstB gene encoding phosphate ABC transporter ATP-binding protein — translated: MENALQVKDLNAWFGDNQVLKNISMDIQRNSVTSVMGPSGCGKSTFIRCLNRMHDLTPGFRVSGEVFFDGRNIYSEKIDPVLLRRKVGMVFQQPNPFPRMTAFENVAVGLKFNGKKRSRAEMAEVVEKSLRMAALWDELKDHLDRQGASLSGGQQQRLCIARALAVEPEVLLMDEPCSALDPVSTAKIEELIEDLSDKYTIVVVTHNMQQAARISDFVAFFLLGDLIEMDKAAKIFTNPADKRTEEYITGRFG
- the phoU gene encoding phosphate signaling complex protein PhoU, which encodes MKKHYREELGILRETVLRMGGLVEQMTHRAIQALVERKAEMFAEVRVMETQVNQLHIDVDEICLEMIALRQPTAADLRFITAAMKINTDMERIGDQAINITEQAEFLLTVPPVKPLIDIPRMAEIAKEMLRDALDAFVNGNDELAYATIRKDDLVDQLKDQVFRELLTYMMADPGTISRALNLILVSRHVERIADHATNICEDVIFMVKGKDIRHQGPLA